The following proteins come from a genomic window of Chryseobacterium glaciei:
- a CDS encoding aminotransferase class IV, which produces MGDAVKVSFFVREGKLIMDEECYFYLMASMRKMRMNIPLTYTLEFFQSLFQKDIIEGKGILNGIINFQVFRNSDGVTLSKSSISYFYEVDEMDDILSVFQRPLELDIIKEINVNNNLLSNIRVHSPENIYGGIYAQENDLDDVILLNPNKRIARSTSGNLLFLEGNVIKIPKQSEGAYISPLLENFVTFLHKNNLADTQEHEIIAFESQKAEEILMISDEKGIFSVGKIRNKTFENSRFLELVESWKKSF; this is translated from the coding sequence ATGGGCGACGCCGTAAAGGTTTCTTTTTTTGTGAGAGAGGGCAAACTCATCATGGATGAAGAATGTTATTTTTATTTGATGGCTTCCATGAGAAAGATGAGGATGAATATTCCGTTGACGTATACGTTGGAATTTTTTCAGTCACTTTTTCAGAAAGATATTATTGAAGGAAAGGGAATCCTTAACGGAATTATTAATTTCCAGGTTTTCAGAAATTCAGATGGAGTTACATTGTCCAAGTCATCAATTTCTTATTTCTATGAAGTTGATGAAATGGATGATATTCTCTCGGTTTTTCAAAGACCTTTGGAATTGGATATTATTAAAGAGATCAACGTTAATAATAATTTACTGAGCAACATCAGAGTTCACAGCCCGGAAAATATCTATGGCGGAATTTACGCTCAGGAAAACGATCTGGATGATGTGATTTTGCTTAATCCTAATAAAAGAATTGCACGTTCAACATCAGGAAATTTATTATTCTTGGAAGGAAATGTCATTAAGATTCCAAAACAGTCTGAAGGAGCTTACATTTCTCCTTTATTAGAAAATTTTGTGACTTTTTTACATAAAAATAACCTTGCCGATACGCAGGAACACGAGATAATTGCATTTGAATCTCAAAAGGCCGAAGAAATTTTAATGATTTCTGACGAGAAAGGCATATTTTCTGTAGGTAAAATAAGAAATAAGACTTTTGAAAATTCTCGCTTTTTAGAATTAGTGGAAAGCTGGAAGAAAAGTTTTTAA
- the panD gene encoding aspartate 1-decarboxylase: MLIEVFKSKIHRVRVTASDLNYIGSITIDEDLIEAAGLVVGERVYIVNVNNGERFDTYVIKGKRKSGEVCLNGPAARKVQRDDIIIIIAYAQMTPEEAKDFQPKIVFPDEKTNLLT, encoded by the coding sequence ATGTTAATAGAAGTTTTCAAGTCTAAGATTCACAGGGTACGAGTTACGGCTTCAGACCTTAATTATATAGGAAGTATTACGATCGATGAAGATCTTATCGAAGCTGCCGGTTTGGTAGTAGGAGAGAGGGTTTATATCGTAAATGTGAATAACGGTGAGCGTTTCGACACCTACGTTATCAAAGGTAAAAGAAAGTCAGGAGAAGTTTGTCTGAATGGCCCTGCTGCCAGGAAGGTTCAGAGAGATGACATCATTATCATTATAGCGTATGCTCAGATGACTCCCGAAGAAGCGAAGGATTTTCAACCGAAGATCGTTTTCCCGGACGAAAAAACTAACCTCCTTACTTAA
- a CDS encoding START-like domain-containing protein, with protein sequence MAKHKVHYEFPMHCLSEILYEYLATAEGLSEWFADDVVEKGDDFFFSWGGGPEEKATLIRYKPEGFVRFRWEEDEGTKHFFEMTITIDDITEDLALNITDFCEEGDEEENAMYWENLIENLRIKLGAA encoded by the coding sequence ATGGCTAAACATAAAGTCCATTACGAATTTCCAATGCACTGTCTTTCAGAGATTTTATATGAATATCTGGCGACTGCAGAGGGGTTGTCTGAATGGTTTGCGGATGATGTAGTAGAGAAAGGTGACGATTTCTTTTTCAGTTGGGGTGGGGGTCCTGAAGAAAAGGCCACTTTAATCAGATACAAGCCTGAAGGCTTCGTTCGTTTCAGATGGGAAGAAGATGAGGGAACTAAGCATTTCTTTGAAATGACCATTACCATTGATGATATTACCGAAGACTTGGCCTTAAATATTACAGATTTCTGTGAGGAAGGAGATGAAGAGGAAAATGCAATGTATTGGGAAAATCTTATTGAAAACCTTAGAATTAAATTGGGTGCAGCTTAA
- a CDS encoding aspartate aminotransferase family protein, with protein MQKDFFTYQAQTTKFAAGFEVEKAEGSYIFGKDGRKYLDFVAGVSANTLGHSHPKIVNAIKEQADKYLHVMVYGEYAQEKPVALCKLLAEATPDPLEITYLVNSGAEAIDGSLKLAKRYTGREEIVSFKDSYHGNTHGALSVSGNETHKREFRPLLPMISFIEFNNENDFDKITEKTACVILETIQGAAGFLVPKEDYLIKLKKRCEEVGALLILDEIQPGFGRTGKLFSFEHFGIVPDILVMGKGMGGGVPVGAFMSSREIMESLSHSPKLGHITTFGGNPLIAAASHATLKEVLDSGLMNEVEEKEKLFRELLVHPKIKNINGKGLMLAVNLGSPEYTLNVAKKCMEKGLIVFWQLYRNEYLRISPPLTLSLDEIREGCQIILDVLNEN; from the coding sequence ATACAAAAAGATTTTTTTACATATCAGGCGCAGACTACAAAATTTGCAGCAGGTTTTGAAGTTGAGAAAGCAGAAGGCAGTTATATTTTCGGAAAAGACGGAAGAAAATATCTTGATTTTGTGGCAGGAGTTTCTGCAAATACTTTGGGACATTCTCATCCTAAAATCGTGAATGCGATCAAAGAGCAGGCGGATAAATATCTTCACGTAATGGTTTATGGCGAATATGCTCAGGAAAAACCTGTCGCATTATGTAAATTATTAGCTGAAGCTACTCCAGATCCTTTAGAAATTACTTATTTGGTTAACAGTGGAGCCGAAGCCATCGACGGAAGCTTAAAATTAGCCAAAAGATATACAGGAAGAGAAGAAATAGTTTCTTTTAAAGATTCTTATCACGGAAATACACACGGAGCTTTAAGTGTTTCAGGAAATGAAACTCACAAAAGAGAATTTCGTCCGTTGTTACCGATGATTTCTTTTATTGAATTTAATAATGAAAATGATTTCGATAAGATCACCGAAAAAACAGCTTGTGTAATTCTGGAAACAATTCAGGGAGCGGCTGGTTTTTTAGTTCCGAAAGAGGATTATTTAATTAAATTAAAAAAGAGATGTGAAGAAGTTGGAGCTCTTTTAATTTTAGATGAAATTCAACCAGGATTCGGAAGAACAGGAAAATTATTCTCTTTTGAGCATTTCGGTATTGTTCCAGATATTCTGGTGATGGGAAAAGGAATGGGAGGTGGAGTTCCCGTTGGCGCATTCATGAGTTCAAGAGAAATTATGGAATCGCTGTCTCATTCTCCAAAATTAGGACATATTACAACTTTTGGAGGAAATCCACTGATTGCAGCGGCGAGTCATGCTACTTTAAAAGAAGTTTTGGACAGCGGTTTAATGAATGAAGTGGAGGAAAAAGAAAAATTATTCCGAGAACTTTTAGTTCACCCGAAAATTAAAAATATTAACGGAAAAGGATTGATGTTAGCCGTAAATCTAGGCTCACCAGAATATACTTTAAATGTTGCAAAAAAATGCATGGAGAAAGGCTTAATTGTTTTCTGGCAATTATACAGAAATGAATATTTAAGAATTTCTCCACCATTGACACTTTCTCTTGATGAGATAAGAGAGGGATGTCAGATTATTCTTGATGTTTTAAACGAAAATTAA
- a CDS encoding TerD family protein — protein MAINLQKGQRIDLGFTKMTIGLGWDPNEGKGYDFDLDASAIMIDADRKLVNEEYFVFYNNLHSPDGALTHTGDDPSGKNSDGDDDESIIIDLEKVNPNVEEILFVVTIEDFERRKQNFGQVRNSYIRIIDSTSNQEIAKYELDEDFSIETGVEFGRLYKRGGSWKFEASGIGYRADLGFFLEKYYKGQIIK, from the coding sequence ATGGCAATTAACTTACAGAAAGGACAAAGAATAGATCTAGGATTTACAAAAATGACCATCGGTCTTGGCTGGGATCCGAATGAAGGAAAAGGATATGATTTTGACCTTGACGCATCTGCAATTATGATTGATGCAGACCGAAAATTAGTAAATGAAGAATATTTTGTTTTTTACAATAATTTGCATTCTCCCGATGGAGCTTTGACGCATACGGGCGATGATCCGAGCGGAAAAAATAGTGATGGCGATGATGACGAATCTATTATCATTGATCTTGAAAAAGTAAATCCAAACGTCGAAGAGATTCTTTTCGTAGTCACCATTGAAGATTTTGAGAGAAGAAAGCAAAACTTCGGGCAGGTGAGAAATTCATACATCAGAATTATCGACAGCACCAGCAATCAGGAAATAGCGAAATATGAACTTGATGAAGACTTCTCTATCGAAACAGGCGTAGAATTTGGAAGATTGTACAAACGTGGCGGAAGCTGGAAATTTGAAGCTTCAGGGATTGGTTACAGAGCTGATTTGGGTTTCTTTCTTGAAAAATACTATAAAGGACAAATCATAAAATAA
- a CDS encoding TerD family protein — MAINLQKGQTINLRKNDRGEDVYDLSTVTIGLGWDVRKQGGFLGRLFGSEPEYDLDAVAFLLDSNGKVANMGQTIQRHDGKQIVLYQGDVIYFNSMKHPSGQIWLTGDNRTGAGDGDDEQIIVKLDQLDQRYQKIVFVVSIYQGNANRQHFGMIDNAFIRAVDARGKEITKFSLSGDASLNGMCSMVFAEAYRHNGDWKFRAIGEPHRTDNFIDVLLPYTNK, encoded by the coding sequence ATGGCGATCAATTTACAAAAAGGACAAACGATCAATTTAAGAAAAAATGACCGTGGAGAAGATGTTTATGATCTTTCTACTGTTACGATCGGTTTGGGCTGGGATGTTCGTAAGCAAGGTGGTTTTTTAGGAAGATTATTCGGAAGTGAACCTGAATATGATCTCGATGCAGTAGCTTTTTTATTGGATTCCAACGGAAAAGTTGCCAATATGGGACAAACCATACAGCGACACGATGGGAAGCAGATCGTTCTTTATCAGGGAGATGTTATTTATTTTAATTCTATGAAACATCCGAGTGGCCAGATCTGGCTGACGGGTGATAACAGAACCGGCGCAGGTGACGGCGATGATGAACAAATCATTGTAAAATTAGATCAGTTGGATCAGCGTTATCAGAAAATTGTATTCGTGGTTTCAATTTATCAGGGAAATGCAAACAGACAACATTTTGGAATGATCGATAATGCCTTCATCAGAGCGGTTGATGCAAGAGGAAAGGAGATCACAAAATTCAGTCTTTCCGGAGATGCAAGCTTAAACGGGATGTGCTCAATGGTTTTTGCCGAAGCTTACCGTCATAATGGCGACTGGAAATTCCGCGCTATTGGAGAGCCACATCGCACAGATAATTTCATCGATGTTCTTTTACCTTATACAAATAAATAG
- a CDS encoding GNAT family N-acetyltransferase, whose protein sequence is MNLQYRKASENDLDFLLDLRMKTMTEHYASSGLPTTEESALQRVLYQFEKANIISLDNEPIGLLKLNKESDKTEVLQIQIAPKMQGKGIGKIILKDIIEEAKTAQKPVVLSVLKTNKAQNLYSSLGFVIIDENEHSYIMEFLN, encoded by the coding sequence ATGAACTTACAATATAGAAAAGCCTCAGAAAACGACCTCGATTTTTTACTTGATCTGAGAATGAAAACCATGACCGAGCATTATGCCAGTTCAGGTCTTCCGACGACAGAAGAATCGGCGCTGCAAAGAGTGCTTTACCAATTTGAAAAAGCTAATATCATATCTTTAGATAATGAACCAATCGGATTATTAAAACTCAATAAAGAATCTGACAAAACAGAAGTTTTACAAATTCAAATTGCACCCAAAATGCAGGGAAAAGGAATTGGAAAGATTATTTTAAAAGATATTATTGAGGAAGCTAAAACTGCACAAAAACCTGTTGTATTGAGTGTTTTAAAAACAAATAAAGCTCAAAACCTATATTCAAGCTTAGGTTTTGTAATCATTGATGAAAATGAACATTCTTACATCATGGAATTTTTAAACTAA
- the pdxH gene encoding pyridoxamine 5'-phosphate oxidase, translating to MENLHDQRKVYEKSQLIESEIKQNPIEQFRDWFLEASENPNISEANAMAVSTVEDDGCPRTRMVLLKAYTFEGFIFYTNYDSRKGKAIEKNHKACLHFFWPNLERQIIIKADLEKIAENLSDGYFHSRPKGSQLGAAVSPQSQIIPNREFLEVKLKDLEKAFENTEVPRPENWGGYIAKPYEIEFWQGRPNRLHDRIIYTLDDLDWKISRLAP from the coding sequence ATGGAAAACCTGCACGACCAAAGAAAAGTGTACGAGAAATCCCAACTTATTGAAAGTGAGATAAAACAAAATCCAATAGAGCAATTCAGAGATTGGTTTTTGGAAGCGAGTGAGAATCCTAATATCTCGGAAGCTAATGCAATGGCAGTTTCTACGGTAGAAGATGACGGTTGTCCTCGCACAAGGATGGTTTTGTTGAAAGCGTATACATTCGAGGGGTTTATTTTTTATACAAACTATGACAGCCGAAAAGGAAAAGCGATAGAAAAAAATCATAAAGCCTGTCTTCATTTTTTCTGGCCCAATCTTGAAAGACAGATTATTATAAAAGCTGATTTGGAAAAAATTGCTGAAAATTTAAGTGACGGATATTTTCATTCCAGACCAAAAGGAAGTCAGCTCGGAGCGGCGGTTTCTCCACAAAGTCAGATTATTCCCAATAGAGAGTTTTTGGAGGTAAAATTAAAAGATTTGGAAAAGGCATTCGAAAACACAGAAGTTCCAAGACCGGAAAATTGGGGAGGTTATATTGCAAAACCTTACGAAATCGAATTCTGGCAGGGAAGACCCAACAGGCTTCATGATAGAATTATCTATACATTAGATGATCTGGATTGGAAGATTTCCCGTTTAGCACCATAA
- a CDS encoding HU family DNA-binding protein, producing the protein MNKSELIDAIAKDAGITKVAAKAALESFISNVTTTLKKKDGKVSLVGFGTFSVAERAARQGINPATKKPINIEAKTVAKFKAGADLSTAVATANAPAPAAAKKKK; encoded by the coding sequence ATGAACAAGTCTGAATTAATCGACGCAATCGCAAAAGACGCAGGAATTACTAAAGTTGCAGCAAAAGCTGCTTTAGAATCATTCATCAGTAATGTAACTACTACTTTAAAGAAAAAAGACGGAAAAGTTTCTTTAGTAGGATTTGGTACTTTCTCAGTAGCTGAGAGAGCGGCTAGACAAGGTATTAACCCTGCAACTAAAAAGCCGATCAACATCGAAGCTAAAACAGTTGCTAAATTCAAAGCTGGTGCTGATTTATCTACTGCTGTAGCTACTGCTAACGCTCCTGCTCCGGCGGCAGCTAAGAAGAAAAAATAA
- a CDS encoding 3'-5' exoribonuclease domain-containing protein: MSYIMVDIESDGPIPGDFSMICFGAVLVDEDLETTFYGKLKPISDQFNTDALAISGFSREETMDFDDPKKVMLQFEEWIKNNSKGRPIFISDNNGFDWMFICWYFHHFIQRNPFGYSSRRLSDLYCGLEKDTFAQWKHLRKTEHTHHPVDDAKGNAEVLLHMKKEMGLKIGLK; encoded by the coding sequence ATGAGCTACATTATGGTAGATATAGAATCCGACGGTCCGATTCCCGGAGATTTTTCGATGATCTGTTTCGGAGCAGTGCTTGTGGATGAAGATCTGGAAACTACTTTTTATGGAAAATTAAAACCAATTTCTGATCAATTTAATACTGATGCATTAGCTATTTCGGGTTTCAGCAGGGAAGAAACGATGGATTTTGATGATCCGAAAAAAGTAATGCTTCAATTTGAAGAATGGATCAAAAACAATTCGAAGGGAAGACCTATTTTCATCAGTGATAATAATGGTTTCGACTGGATGTTCATCTGCTGGTATTTTCATCATTTTATTCAAAGAAATCCTTTTGGATACTCTTCAAGAAGATTATCAGACCTATATTGCGGTCTCGAAAAAGATACTTTTGCCCAATGGAAACATCTTCGTAAAACAGAGCACACGCATCATCCCGTTGATGATGCCAAAGGAAATGCTGAAGTTTTATTGCATATGAAAAAGGAAATGGGTTTGAAGATCGGTTTAAAATAG
- a CDS encoding OstA-like protein has protein sequence MRLIFFLLVFISTITFAQDKQKPAQRDPYLQNPIKNPQQVQQAKPEDKVKIINADEIIKDPKMYDGNRYMKGNVKLEHQGSILTADEVILYEEENFVKAIGNARLQNPDGSVITAGEMEYDGNTQKGVARKNVVLTDPKQTIKTETLYYDKLANQAYFNTGGTISDAQNTMYTKSATYFLDTKLIDFVGNVKIDTPDYIIDGDNIKQNQITKIAEFFGPTTITNRKNPKNRVYTERGTYRMNTKEAFLNKNSKIFYNDKILTGDDMYFNQLTGFGKATGNVTLDDPKERRWIKGGYGEIFEKKDSAMMTKNPYAVKAFEKDSMYFAAEKIISFQRPDSADITKKKSFLRAFRKGRFYKSNAQGRADSIAFNETDGIMHMYTKPILWSGIKQVTGDKIEAYFNTENENIDSLKVIGNAFAISKVDSLNLKDEFNQVKGRFMTVHYQNNDIKEATVIGNAQAISYADDVDQATKKPERIGVSLTSCGIIDAIFEEKVMQIVSCNIGATSDTYPMSKIEPSKRKFPDFNWNTKDRINKWQDILVDTPNNEETKYETESSLYDNAQEAIDKEKAKEEAKKPKRTRK, from the coding sequence ATGAGACTGATTTTTTTCCTATTAGTTTTTATTTCAACGATTACTTTTGCGCAAGACAAACAAAAGCCTGCGCAGAGAGATCCGTATTTACAAAATCCGATTAAAAATCCGCAGCAGGTTCAGCAAGCAAAGCCTGAAGATAAGGTTAAGATTATCAATGCTGATGAAATTATCAAAGACCCTAAAATGTATGACGGTAATCGTTATATGAAGGGGAATGTAAAATTAGAGCATCAAGGTTCTATTCTTACTGCTGATGAAGTGATTTTATATGAAGAAGAAAATTTTGTAAAAGCTATAGGTAATGCAAGACTTCAAAATCCGGATGGTTCGGTAATTACTGCAGGTGAAATGGAGTATGACGGAAACACTCAAAAAGGGGTTGCCAGAAAAAATGTAGTTCTTACAGATCCGAAACAGACTATCAAAACAGAAACTCTATATTATGATAAGCTTGCCAATCAGGCTTATTTTAATACGGGAGGTACAATTTCTGATGCTCAGAATACAATGTATACAAAGTCAGCAACGTATTTTCTGGATACAAAATTGATTGACTTTGTTGGGAATGTAAAAATTGACACTCCTGATTATATTATTGATGGCGACAATATCAAACAAAATCAGATTACTAAAATAGCTGAATTCTTTGGCCCGACAACAATTACCAACCGTAAGAATCCTAAAAACCGTGTTTATACAGAAAGAGGGACTTACAGAATGAACACGAAAGAAGCTTTTCTAAATAAAAATTCTAAGATTTTTTATAATGATAAGATCCTGACAGGTGACGATATGTACTTCAATCAGCTCACAGGTTTTGGAAAAGCAACAGGAAATGTAACCTTAGACGATCCCAAAGAAAGAAGATGGATAAAAGGCGGTTACGGAGAGATTTTTGAAAAGAAAGATTCTGCGATGATGACCAAAAATCCTTACGCAGTAAAAGCTTTTGAAAAAGATTCAATGTATTTTGCGGCAGAAAAAATCATTTCTTTCCAGAGACCGGATTCTGCAGATATTACAAAGAAAAAGAGCTTTTTGCGAGCTTTCAGAAAAGGAAGATTCTATAAATCTAATGCGCAGGGAAGGGCAGATTCTATTGCTTTCAATGAAACTGACGGAATTATGCACATGTACACCAAGCCAATTCTGTGGAGCGGAATCAAGCAGGTAACCGGAGATAAAATTGAAGCCTATTTCAATACTGAAAACGAAAATATAGATTCTTTAAAAGTTATCGGAAATGCATTTGCAATAAGCAAGGTTGATTCATTAAATTTGAAGGATGAATTTAACCAAGTTAAAGGTAGATTCATGACGGTTCATTATCAAAATAATGATATAAAAGAAGCTACAGTAATAGGAAATGCACAGGCAATAAGTTATGCAGACGATGTAGATCAGGCCACAAAAAAACCTGAAAGAATAGGGGTTTCTCTTACTTCTTGCGGAATTATTGATGCAATATTTGAAGAGAAAGTAATGCAGATTGTTTCCTGTAATATTGGAGCCACTTCCGACACTTATCCAATGAGTAAAATTGAGCCTTCCAAAAGGAAATTCCCGGATTTTAACTGGAACACCAAAGATCGTATAAACAAATGGCAGGACATATTGGTAGACACACCAAATAATGAGGAAACGAAGTACGAAACCGAAAGTTCTCTTTATGATAATGCTCAGGAAGCGATAGATAAAGAAAAAGCAAAAGAAGAAGCTAAAAAGCCGAAACGTACCCGAAAATAA
- a CDS encoding YqgE/AlgH family protein has product MNYSYKGKILISTPDISGDIFSRSVVLVIEHNESSAFGLILNKKNGQMSSKFKNFFDFKIEVYDGGPVENEKVFFIVKGKKVTEMYSDISDDFYLTEDIENIISSVLSGELNIDDVKIFSGYSGWSAGQLDSEVLKKMWTVVDVYNLDYTLPNDQTLWKSIMQNLGGEYLLWANSPEDISLN; this is encoded by the coding sequence ATGAATTACTCATACAAAGGTAAAATATTAATTTCCACACCAGACATTTCCGGCGATATTTTTTCCAGATCTGTAGTGCTTGTTATTGAACATAACGAAAGCAGTGCATTTGGTTTGATATTAAACAAGAAAAACGGCCAGATGAGTAGTAAGTTCAAAAACTTTTTTGACTTTAAAATTGAGGTCTACGATGGCGGTCCTGTGGAAAACGAAAAAGTTTTCTTTATTGTAAAAGGCAAAAAGGTTACCGAGATGTATTCTGATATTTCTGATGATTTTTATCTGACTGAAGATATTGAGAATATTATCAGCTCTGTCCTTAGTGGTGAACTGAATATTGATGATGTAAAGATCTTCTCAGGATATTCCGGATGGTCTGCCGGTCAGCTTGACAGTGAGGTTCTAAAGAAAATGTGGACAGTGGTTGATGTCTATAACTTAGATTATACATTACCCAACGATCAAACGCTTTGGAAATCTATCATGCAAAACCTCGGTGGTGAGTATCTTCTTTGGGCAAATTCTCCTGAAGATATTTCATTGAATTAA
- a CDS encoding lysylphosphatidylglycerol synthase transmembrane domain-containing protein, whose product MEKKSSNPLKSIITIVVSLAFAGFFLWLALKGLDFKVIQKSLAKANYFWVAFASVFGLLAYWFRAIRWNLMLEPMGHSISTSNSLWSISFGYLMNLTIPRSGEVARATALYGVEKVPVDKSFGTIILERVVDLVCMMGFLGLTLAFKYEAILSFYKNSGLNINPNKILIGLLVLIIGTVLFFVFKKKLATVPFLGKVINFIDGIFQGLTSIFKLKQKGKFILYTLGIWICYYLAAYLVCFALPETSNFTIADGFFIIVVGTLGMIIPASGGIGAFNLAMKFGFMALFISMEKSADLGAEMGLTYSFISLPLQITIMLVMGLISIPMLAKARNNVTEEKDIQN is encoded by the coding sequence ATGGAGAAAAAATCATCAAATCCATTAAAATCAATCATTACAATCGTAGTTTCACTTGCGTTTGCAGGTTTTTTTTTGTGGCTCGCTCTCAAAGGGCTTGATTTTAAAGTAATCCAGAAATCTCTTGCCAAAGCGAACTATTTTTGGGTTGCATTTGCTTCTGTATTTGGACTTTTGGCTTATTGGTTCAGGGCAATTCGCTGGAATCTGATGCTGGAGCCGATGGGTCATAGCATTTCGACTTCCAATTCGCTTTGGTCTATATCTTTTGGATATTTAATGAATCTTACCATTCCGAGAAGTGGTGAGGTGGCAAGAGCAACTGCTTTATATGGGGTAGAAAAAGTTCCGGTTGATAAATCTTTTGGAACCATTATTCTGGAAAGAGTAGTGGATCTTGTCTGTATGATGGGATTTTTAGGATTAACTCTGGCTTTTAAATATGAAGCGATCTTATCTTTTTACAAAAATTCAGGGCTAAATATTAACCCTAATAAAATTCTAATTGGTCTTTTAGTATTAATAATAGGAACAGTTTTATTTTTTGTGTTTAAAAAGAAATTGGCAACCGTTCCTTTTTTAGGAAAGGTCATAAATTTTATTGACGGAATTTTTCAAGGCTTAACATCAATATTTAAATTAAAACAGAAAGGAAAATTCATCCTTTATACATTAGGAATTTGGATTTGCTATTACCTAGCTGCTTATTTAGTGTGTTTTGCACTTCCTGAAACATCAAATTTCACGATTGCTGACGGATTTTTTATCATCGTAGTCGGAACTTTGGGAATGATTATTCCTGCAAGTGGAGGAATTGGAGCATTTAATTTAGCAATGAAATTCGGTTTTATGGCCTTATTTATTTCAATGGAGAAAAGTGCTGATCTTGGTGCAGAAATGGGACTTACCTATTCATTTATTTCATTACCATTACAAATTACGATTATGCTTGTCATGGGATTGATATCAATTCCGATGCTGGCAAAAGCAAGAAATAATGTAACTGAAGAAAAAGACATTCAAAACTAA
- the tyrS gene encoding tyrosine--tRNA ligase, whose amino-acid sequence MINQLKENVELILPENGLEQKLKQAEEENRKLIIKLGFDPTAPDLHLGHAVVLKKLKQFQDFGHQIIIIVGSFTARIGDPTGKNKARKPLTAEDVQHNAETYINQLSKIIDVEKTKIIFNSDWLDELNFSEVIQLMSKVTVAQLMHRNDFNKRFTENTPIAMHELVYPILQGFDSVQIKCDIEMGGTDQLFNCTMGRQLQEVHNISPQIVMCMPLLKGLDGKEKMSKSLNNTIGLTDEPNEMFGKTMSIPDALIDEFIELTTDFSMEQKQDLKLRIQHEENPMNIKKLIAKNIITQYHDLESAEIAEQFFSNQFQNKNFEKKVFEPVLIDSLKHNQNKILLIELCHQLKNDVSKSAIKRLIESGGIQINSIKIINPNEEIELKQQTKIKIGKRNFYELV is encoded by the coding sequence ATGATCAATCAATTAAAAGAAAACGTAGAACTCATTCTACCCGAAAACGGTTTGGAACAAAAATTAAAACAAGCCGAAGAAGAGAATAGGAAACTAATCATTAAACTAGGTTTTGATCCCACTGCACCTGATTTACATTTGGGTCATGCTGTCGTATTGAAAAAATTAAAACAGTTTCAAGATTTTGGACATCAAATCATCATCATTGTCGGAAGTTTTACCGCGAGAATTGGTGACCCAACCGGTAAAAATAAAGCCAGAAAACCTTTAACCGCTGAAGATGTTCAACATAATGCGGAAACTTATATCAATCAACTTTCAAAAATAATCGATGTTGAAAAAACTAAAATTATTTTCAATTCAGATTGGTTAGATGAGCTGAATTTTTCGGAAGTTATTCAATTAATGTCTAAAGTCACGGTTGCTCAATTGATGCATCGGAATGATTTTAATAAAAGATTTACAGAAAACACTCCGATTGCCATGCATGAACTTGTTTATCCAATTTTACAGGGTTTTGATTCCGTACAAATTAAATGTGATATTGAAATGGGTGGGACGGATCAATTATTCAATTGTACGATGGGAAGGCAATTGCAGGAAGTTCACAATATCTCGCCACAAATTGTGATGTGTATGCCTTTATTGAAAGGACTTGACGGAAAAGAAAAAATGAGTAAATCTTTAAATAATACCATTGGTCTGACTGATGAACCAAATGAAATGTTTGGAAAAACAATGTCAATTCCCGATGCTTTAATTGATGAGTTTATTGAATTAACAACTGACTTTTCGATGGAACAGAAACAGGATTTAAAATTAAGAATACAACACGAAGAAAATCCGATGAATATTAAAAAGTTGATTGCAAAAAATATTATCACTCAATACCATGATTTGGAATCAGCGGAAATTGCGGAACAGTTTTTCAGTAATCAGTTTCAGAATAAAAATTTTGAAAAGAAAGTTTTTGAACCCGTTCTTATTGATTCTTTAAAACATAATCAAAACAAAATATTATTGATTGAACTTTGTCATCAACTCAAAAATGACGTAAGTAAATCGGCCATTAAAAGATTAATCGAAAGTGGCGGAATTCAAATTAATTCTATAAAAATAATTAATCCAAATGAAGAAATTGAATTAAAACAACAGACAAAAATTAAAATTGGTAAAAGAAATTTCTATGAACTTGTGTAA